A genomic stretch from Xiphophorus maculatus strain JP 163 A chromosome 14, X_maculatus-5.0-male, whole genome shotgun sequence includes:
- the LOC111611002 gene encoding uncharacterized protein K02A2.6-like yields the protein MSAARLQRWALFLGAHSYDIKFKETKQHCNADGLSRLPLSTSVEELPSKGDPAEMFHTTLVDQLPVTNALIRKETRNDPTLSKVYDITVQGWPAQGNPYYPEFSARHDQLSVCQGTLMCGSRVVVPSKLRTRVLDSLHEAHVGTVKMKSLARSYVWWPGIDKQIEDITKTCPGCLSVQNTPPQAPLHPWEWPSVPWQRVHIDFAGPFMNSMFLIAVDAHAKWPEVVPMKSTTSEKTISVLRTIFARNGLPEQIVSDNGPQYTSEEFQDFMKKNGIKHFKSAPHHPATNGLAERFVQTFKKSIKAMTKEDISLQHKIDNFLLV from the coding sequence ATGTCAGCTGCGCGACTACAGCGATGGGCCCTGTTCTTAGGAGCACACTCGTATGACATCAAGTTCAAGGAGACTAAACAACACTGCAATGCTGATGGTTTGTCACGCCTCCCACTGTCAACATCTGTGGAGGAACTACCATCAAAGGGTGACCCGGCAGAAATGTTCCACACAACACTGGTAGATCAGCTGCCAGTTACAAATGCCCTGATACGAAAAGAAACGCGGAATGACCCAACACTTTCCAAGGTGTATGACATCACAGTACAAGGCTGGCCTGCCCAGGGGAATCCATACTATCCTgagttttcagcaagacatgATCAGCTGTCAGTCTGCCAGGGAACCTTGATGTGTGGATCACGTGTGGTAGTGCCCTCCAAGCTTCGCACCAGAGTGTTGGACAGTCTGCATGAGGCTCACGTAGGTACGGTGAAGATGAAAAGTCTGGCCCGTAGCTATGTATGGTGGCCAGGGATAGATAAACAGATTGAGGACATCACCAAAACATGCCCAGGATGCCTGAGCGTTCAAAACACACCACCACAGGCTCCCCTACATCCGTGGGAATGGCCGTCTGTACCCTGGCAGAGAGTGCACATTGATTTTGCTGGTCCGTTCATGAACTCTATGTTTCTCATTGCTGTGGACGCTCACGCAAAATGGCCAGAAGTAGTCCCAATGAAATCAACAACATCAGAAAAGACTATCTCTGTTCTGAGAACCATCTTCGCCAGGAATGGCCTACCTGAGCAAATTGTGAGTGACAATGGCCCACAGTATACTTCTGAAGAATTCCAAGACTTCATGAAAAAGAATGGTATCAAGCATTTCAAGTCAGCACCTCACCATCCAGCAACAAACGGGTTAGCAGAACGGTTTGTACAAACATTCAAAAAGTCCATAAAAGCAATGACAAAAGAAGACATCTCTCTTCAACACAAAATTGACAATTTCCTCCTGGTGTAG